In Erigeron canadensis isolate Cc75 chromosome 1, C_canadensis_v1, whole genome shotgun sequence, a single window of DNA contains:
- the LOC122580099 gene encoding protein NEDD1: MSFSDPAMSLLAASGGDTVKLFDVSVDPGDPCILSHTPSPGSQVNSVKWNHTNLVVASAGDDKKISLWRKNGQSMGTIPSAGADSGDNVEESIFTINFSTKASRYICSGGSGQVVKIWDLQKRRCIKWLKGHTDTITDVKYNCKDEHLASISLSGDLIIHNLGSGARATELKDPNGQVLRVLDYSRISRHLLVTAGDDGSVHLWDTTGRSPKVSWLKQHSAPTSGVSFSPSNDKMIASVGLDKKLYTFDSGSRRPSFCIPYEAPFSSVAYRDDGYTLAAGTTTGQVVFYDVRGKPQPFTVLRAYANSEAVTSLCWQRSKPLLVNEKSCTPDMALMGGTVDDSIVMPDPLPSATTSTTSMIGSRSSARPGPSPESATSVTTSANDPYAGEETPLRSSVRAGGLPRLHAPRGYNHKDDMEVFSPLVEVQPITPSFDKLFEDKKSFLLFPSSKRLPLSTDVGSDPQSSFDWKPPSTLMQDANRTPVFQPTSSPVSSTTDESPSITPPEAWGGQRASENIARLRHGSSRFSTLASSSSSGSMMAGLQDLSLPLSQTGINFRVRDNSSSQESLLAYSDAPFGSSISLGMRGNMESSGSALTQTRRPSSYAERISTTPSFSDGTANAVGSPKLKKTGAETREDLLNSFTPRHEISAVTEAAIPPLLNGMDTQPQRAPLQPNSQQGSSFSLQLFQGTLDEALGSFQKSIHEDVRNLHIEVLRQSHMREMEMSNAMSSILEAQAELMKEIKYLRKENQELRRLL; this comes from the exons ATGAGTTTCAGTGATCCAGCAATGTCGTTATTGGCCGCTAGCGGCGGCGACACCGTGAAACTTTTCGATGTATCCGTGGATCCCGGAGATCCTTGTATTCTCAGTCACACGCCTTCGCCTGGCTCTCAAGTTAATTCTGTTAAATGGAATCATActa ATTTGGTGGTGGCAAGTGCCGGCGACGATAAGAAGATATCGTTATGGCGAAAAAACGGTCAGAGTATGGGGACTATTCCGAGTGCTGGTGCTGATAGTGGTGACAATGTTGAG GAGTCTATATTCACTATCAACTTTAGTACCAAGGCGTCTCGTTACATTTGTTCGGGTGGAAGTGGTCAAGTTGTGAAAATATGGGATTTGCAGAAAAGGAGGTGTATAAAGTGGTTGAAGGGTCATACAGACACAATTACAGATGTCAAGTACAATTGCAAAGATGAACATTTAGCTTCTATTAGTCTTAGCGGTGATCTTATTATTCACAACCTTGGTTCGGGTGCAAGGGCTACTGAACTCAAAGATCCTAACGGGCAG GTCCTGAGGGTGCTTGATTATTCACGGATTAGCAGGCATCTTTTGGTGACAGCTGGTGATGATGGTTCTGTTCATCTCTGGGATACAACCGGTCGCAGCCCAAAG GTCTCCTGGTTAAAGCAACATTCCGCACCAACTTCTGGTGTTAGTTTTTCACCATCAAATGACAAG ATGATCGCTAGTGTAGGATTAGATAAAAAGCTGTACACTTTCGATTCAGGATCAAGAAGACCCTCATTTTGCATTCCCTATGAAGCACCGTTTTCTTCAGTGGCATATAGAGATGATGGATACACACTGGCAGCTGGAACAACTACAGGCCAGGTGGTATTTTATGATGTCCGAGGAAAACCACAGCCGTTTACTGTTCTTCGTGCTTATGCTAATTCTGAG GCTGTCACAAGTTTATGCTGGCAAAGATCAAAGCCATTGTTGGTGAATGAAAAAAGTTGCACACCTGATATGGCCCTCATGGGAGGTACTGTGGATGATTCGATCGTGATGCCAGATCCACTTCCATCAGCAACCACATCTACTACTTCAATGATTGGGTCCCGGAGTTCTGCTCGTCCTGGTCCCTCCCCAGAATCTGCCACCTCAGTAACAACTAGTGCTAATGATCCATATGCAGGAGAAGAAACACCGCTGAGAAGCTCAGTAAGAGCTGGTGGATTGCCTAGATTACATGCCCCACGTGGTTATAATCACAAGGATGACATGGAGGTGTTTTCTCCACTTGTAGAAGTTCAACCAATCACACCGTCgtttgataaattgtttgaagATAAGAAGTCTTTTCTGTTGTTCCCTTCATCAAAGAGACTTCCTCTTTCAACAGATGTGGGTAGTGATCCTCAGTCAAGTTTTGATTGGAAGCCTCCCTCAACTTTGATGCAG GATGCCAACCGAACTCCAGTCTTTCAACCAACATCTTCTCCTGTATCCTCAACAACCGATGAATCGCCTTCCATTACTCCACCAGAAGCTTGGGGCGGTCAGAGAGCGTCTGAAAATATTGCTCGGCTACGGCATGGGAGTTCTCGTTTTTCCACATTGGCATCTTCTTCAAGTTCTGGATCCATGATGGCTGGGCTTCAAGATCTTAGTTTGCCTTTAAGCCAGACGGGTATTAATTTCCGAGTCAGGGACAACTCTTCTAGTCAAGAGAGTCTTTTAGCCTATTCTGATGCCCCGTTTGGTTCATCAATATCGCTTGGTATGAGAGGCAATATGGAATCTTCTGGATCAGCGTTGACCCAAACACGAAGACCTTCAAGTTATGCTGAGAGAATAAGCACCACTCCATCCTTTAGTGACGGGACAGCCAATGCTGTGGGGTCCCCAAAACTTAAGAAAACAGGAGCTGAAACAAGAGAAGATCTTTTGAATAGCTTTACACCAAGGCATGAGATCTCAGCTGTCACGGAAGCGGCTATTCCTCCATTGTTGAAT GGTATGGATACACAACCCCAGAGAGCACCTTTGCAACCAAATTCACAGCAGGGATCTTCCTTCTCACTTCAACTATTCCAAGGCACTCTTGATGAAGCTCTTGGTTCATTTCAGAAATCCATTCACGAGGATGTTAGAAATCTACATATAGAAGTTCTTAGGCAATCTCATATGCGCGAG ATGGAAATGTCAAATGCAATGAGCTCAATTTTGGAAGCACAGGCAGAGCTTATGAAGGAAATCAAGTATTTACGCAAGGAGAACCAGGAACTCCGACGGCTATTGTGA